GCCACAATCGTCGTTACCACCGACGCCTTGATGATCCCTAATCGCAGGATGAGTCTTCGTAACACCGATTCCTACCTCATCTGTCATTCGCTGGAAAAATTACTAGTTTTTCTCGGTTCGGTTGTCCGATGCGCGTCAACCAGGAAAATCATTCAACAATGTTGGTTTCTTGAAACACCGCGCGCTGATCTAGCCGTTCGAGGTCAACATAGAGTTTGTTCGCGGATTCGATTTGATCGAGCAACCACCGCGCTGTCGTCGGCTTGCCAACCCGGCGCATGCCGGTAATGACAATCACACGATGATCCGGCAAGGCATCTTTTAGCGCAGGAAAAACTGATTGAGGCAGTGTTTTCATAGTCAGACTGTACGTTTTTTCTAATTTTCTGTTAATCCCAATACCTTCGCCAAATCGTTATCGCCCGTTTTTTTGGCGAAGGTGCTGAATCCATAACTAACATTTTATCGCATAACGCTTCTAAAAGTGCTCTGGCTTCCACCTTCTTCCATCCCTTCATCCCCTCGTGTACCAAATGAGTATCGCGAGCAAGATGAGTAAACCCAGGGCAAGTATCGCGCCAATTTCCGCGAGGATGACCTTGCTCCAGTTGAGCGGTTTCTCGCCAGATACGTTGCCGGTCTGCCCATTGACCAACACCTGGTACCGCTTGCCTTGATAATCATACGTGCCAACCCAGACCGGCAACAGAATCAACTTGAACGTTCGCTGCGCCACGACAATATCGTCATTCAAAAAATTGCTGTAATCTTGAACGACGCCATGCAAGTCGAATGATTGGATCGCTTGGTCGCGCATCTGCTTGTATGCCTGCTGCGCGGCATCGGCTAACGATAACTGATAGACCTCAGCTTGCCAACCAGCGAGAAACCCAGGTTCGTACTCGACGACTTGTTTGAGATCAAAAGGTAAAAGCGCTTGGAGCGATTTCAAAACCGCACTCCGTCCGGCGTACACGAGCACATCGTCGAAATCTTTTTCGTACCACAGTTGACGCGACAAGGAATCGCCATAATTCACCAATCGCTCAGTCGCAGAATAGGTCGTCGGCTCGACGCGATAATGAACCAGGCACCGAATTTGCGTTTGCCCATCGAACGTCCAGAACGGCAAGTAGACACCACGCAATTCGCGCGAACGCGCCAGCCGAACAAGATCATCCGCCATAAACCAACCACCCGCCAACCACCGGTGAATGTGCTGGCGCGCTTTATCATTTTCGAATGCAAAGGGGATGATCGCGTGAGGAAGAACAAGGTCAGGCGTCGGTGGACGCACGAGAACCCTGGCTGAAGCGCAAAACGGACAGATCGTACTACTTTGATTTGCTGGGAGGAGGATGGTCGCGCCGCACGCTTCACAGACAAGTTGTCCTGAAACGAGCGCCCAATTTCCAGATGCCGATTGGCGCAATGCCGTGCCCAGGTCTTGCTCGGTGTCCGCCGCGTTCGGCGCGGCTAATTGTTCAACCCGACCGCAATCAGTACACGTCAGACTGGCGCAATCCGGATCGAAGCGTTGTTGACCCGCACATGTGGGACACTGAAACGCGTATGCCTGGGCAAGCGCGCTCGGCGACGCGAGGTCAACGCGACTCGCGCGTTCGAGGAGAATTTTTGCCGGGAGTGAGGCAGGATCGAGTTCGAGAACCTTCCGCAAGCAATCCCGTCGCTGGTCGGGTGCGTCGCACACCGCCGCGAGCCAAAGCCAGGCACGCGCATTCTTGGGGTAAAAGCGCGCGGCAATATTCAAATAGCGCAACGCGTCCGCCGTATTGCCGGCGCGCGCCGCGATGATGCCTCGCCCCAAGAACTCGTGAATGTCAATCATGATTCCAAATCCTGTCAGCGAATCTGGGACGCGTCAACGTTCAACGCTTCAAGCAACGCGCTTGCCGCCGTACCCTTGCTGACCCTCAGGTCGTACGCGCGCGCGATCAACTCGTTGTGCAGTTCAAACCATCGCTTGCTGAATCTAATGCTTGGAGAAACGTCAATAGACGAGGTTCAGCCCAGCCAGAATGCAAGCGCGATAACAAGACCAATCACACCACCAATCGCCATTACCACCAGTAAACAACCCTTGCTGCCATACTTGTCGTACACATCGGTCAAACTCAGGATCGTGTCAATCAGATCGCTCATGCTTTGCTCCTGTGAATCTTGATGCTTTGGTTATATCCAGAGTTCTACACCGCTACCCGATCAATTCTCACATTGAAGATACAAGCGCGCCGATAGGGCGATACTCGAGATCAAATCCAAAATGCCTGGGTCCCAGTGTCGCGATACCGATCGGGGTACGGAACGCCGGATCGCCCGGCGCGCCGATAACCGCGACGTTCATTCCCTCCGCGAGGTACGTGTTGGTGATCGGCTCGCCCGTGTCCGATGCGACAACGGCGATGAGATCGGGACTCGTCACGAACGGCTGACCATCACGCCAAGTGATGTGATGTTCGTTCTTGAACCAGATGCGAAATAGGTGTCCCGCGAATTCTCCCACGCCGGCAATGTCCGTCGTCCCAATTTGATAACCGCCTTTACTTTCCCATTCGCGTTTGGTGATGCTGCCTTTGAACAATACGACACCCTCCAAGAATTTTGCGGCGGCGCGCACGGGGTCTTGCCGGCGTTCGCGCGCCTCGCGGATGATTTTGCCCACGGCGAACGCGCGACTGAGCGTGCCCTGGATGACCGCGCGTTTCATCTCGGCGACCGGCATCAGGTACGCGGCAACCGCGCAGATCGCGTACGGGTCGGGCATTTTGGTGATGATCGAAATGCCTTTCGCGATTGCCTCTGCCACGTCGAGACTCGTCGCGTGTTTTAGCAGGAGAACATTTCCCCATTCGTCCGCGATTGCCGCGGGCGCGAAGGATTGCTGCTGCATTGCCGGCGTGACCTGACTTGCCTCCGGCACGGCGCGCCCGCTTGCATCGCCATCAATCAGTTTCAGTTCGAGTTCGGCGGCGGCATACAGCGGCGTCGCCGTGTTGTTCGCGCCTAACTCGATTGGGAAAATCGTCGTGATGCGTTTGCCGGTGTACGTTTCCAATTCGCGCACCGCGCGCGGCATCGCCGTGCCGAGCGCGCGCGTGCCGTAACCCGGATACGTCTGACCTTCTTTGAAATCGGCGGGACGCGGCGCGGTCGAGCCGACGGAAAATACCGCGCACGCGAATCCTTCGTCCGGCAATTCGCGCGCATCAATCCATTCGATTGGTCTGCCGCGATCGAGAATACGCTGGAGTGATTCGCGTCCAGCTTCGGGACGACCGCCGCCGCCGGTGCCAAGCAAGGTCAAACCGCGAATCAAATCCTCGGCTTGGCTTCGATCATTCAATTTACACGTAGGCATGATTTCAGCTCCCTGCTCAAAATGGGATACTCGAAGCGAAACGCGCGTCGCCCCATCGGTGAAGACGAATCCGGATCGCGCACGTTGTACTACAAACACATCCAAGTGTCAACGCGATGAATACCGGGTGTGCGTCAAGTTTTTGGGTGGTGAAAAAAACCTTGCGCAGGTTGAGTGTTCCAAAATTTTGACGGACACCCATAAATACCGCCGTGATTGACAAGAACTTGAAATGCGCTAGAATGGATAAAACTTCGAGCGACATTTTTTCTTCCACGGGATTGGTTGGTCCTCAAAACTTGACACACTCACTCGAATATTTTTCGCACCTACCCAGCCCATCCTTGCGAATGGTACGAACCACGATGCCGAGACATCGCGCCTGCCAACCATCTCACGGTTGAGTAGTCACTATTTTTTCTCTCTAACGACGCGCCGTTCCTCGCGTGAGGAATCGGAGAAACAAATTCATAGAGGAGGAGAAGTATGTCTCAATTTTTTAGCCGCGCCTTGATCGCAGCAATGTTTGTGCTCGTGATCGTTGCCGTCGCCTGCGCCCCAGCACCCGCGCCGACCACGGCACCAACTGCCGCGCCCAAACCCACCGACGCGCCCAAGCCCGCGGCAACGACTGCGCCGGCAACCGCCGCTCCGGTCGCCAAGCCGACCGATGTGCCCAAGCCAACCGTCGCCGCTCAGCCAGCGACGCCCAAGGTCTTGATCGTCGCGAGCGGTCAAGACATCGCCAACCTCGACCCACACACCGGCGATGGGTACTCGAACCGCGCGATGCACCGCAATGTCTACGATCCACTCGTGCGCTACGAAGGCAACCCAGCCAAGATCGTACCCCAGCTCGCCGAATCGTGGACGATTTCGTCAGACGGTTTGGAGTACACGTTCAAACTGGTCAAAGACGCCAAGTTCCACGATGGGTCGTCCGTCACTGCCGAAGCCGTCCAGTACTCGTTCAACCGTTCGCTCAAGTTGAAAAAGGGTGGCAACTGGATGTTTGCCTCGGCGATGGACGACAAGAGTGCGACCGTCGTTGATGCCACGACCATCAAGATCAAATTGACCAAACCGTTCGCGCCCTTCATGTCGGTGCTTCCCTGGATGTTCATCGTCAATCCCAAAGTCGTCGAAGCGAACAAGGGCGCGGACGATGGGCAGACCTGGCTCAAGGATCACGAAGCCGGTTCCGGTCCGTTCGTCATCAAGCGCTGGGAACCTGGGAACCTCTACGAACTCGAACGCGCGAAAGAGTACTGGAAGAAAGACGGCGCGGGCAATTTGACCGGCGCGATCTGGAAGATCACGCGCGAAACATCATCGCAACGCCTCGCGGTGCAAAAGGGTGACGCGCACATCGCGGTAGACCTGACCTACGATGACATGGTCGCGCTAAAAGGTTCGTCCGGCGTCGTGCTCGCGATGGAACCGGAATTCCGCACCTTCTCGCTCAAGTTCAACACGCAGAATGGTCCGCTCACCGACGTGAATCTGCGTAAAGCGATTTCGTACGCGTTCGATTATCAAGCGATGCTCGACGCAGAAGGAACGGATCACGCGGTCCTGATGACCGGTCCCTTGCCGCCCGGCATCCTGGGCGCGGATCCGAAACTCGACGTCTATCGCACCGATTTGACCAAGGCGAAAGAATTTCTCGCCAAATCCAAATCTCCGACCGGCGGCATCAAATTATCGTACATCTACGTGTCGGGTCTCGAAATCGAGCGTAAGTTCGGTTTGATCCTGCTCGATAGTCTCAAGAAACTGAACATTGATCTCGACGTCAAGCAACTCGTCTGGACGGACATGGTCGCGTTGACCAAGGAACCCAAGACGACGCCCGATTTCTTCCCAGTGTTCCAGACCGCGAACTATGCCGACCCGGACAACATCGCGTTCCCAACGTATCACGGTTCGCAAAATGGCAACTGGACGAATCCGACGTACAACAGCACCAAGGTGAACGAGCTGATTGACAAGGCGCGCACCGCGACGACTGAGGCTGAACGCGTCAAGCTGTACAGCGATCTGCAAAAGCAACTCGTCGAAGACGCGCCGGACATTTTCGGCGTGCTCGAAAAGCGCAAGCTCGCGATGCGCGATTCCGTGCTCGGCTGGAAGTTCGTCCCCATTGCGTCGAACGCGATCGAGTTCTTCCCGTTGTCGTTGAAGTAAGTCACACACTGTCATTGCGAGCGGAGCGAAGCAATCTCCAAGCGGCTTGGAGATTGCTTCGTCGCTCCGCTTCTCGCAATGATAAATTTGCTATCGCATGGCATCCTACCTGATTCGTCGCATCCTGTTCATGATTCCCGTCTTGATCGGACTGTCAATCCTGACATTCACGATCTCGCATCTCATTCCCGGCGACCCGGTCATGCTCGTCGCCGGTCCGCAAGCAACGAAAGAAGAAATCGCCGCGCTCGCCAAAGAGTACGGCGTGGACGAACCCCTGCCGACGCAGTACGTGCGCTACGTTTCCGGCTTGGTGTGCGGCGATCTCGGTCGCTCGATCATGACGCGTCGCCAAGTCGCCGACGACCTCCGTCTATTTTTCCCGGCGACGATTGAATTGATCCTCGCGGCGATGTTCGTCGCGATCGCGCTCGGCATTCCGTTCGGCATCATCTCCGCCGTCGCGCGCGACCGCGCGCCCGATAACTTGATCCGCGTTTTTTCGCTCGCCTTTATTTCCTCGCCGCGATTTTTCCTGGCGCTCCTTTTGCAAATTCTGTTTGGCATCATCATCGGCGTTCTGCCGCTTGGCTCGCGCTTTCCCACGCTCGAAGCGCCGCCGCCCACCGTCACCGGCTTTCTCACGCTGGATTCGATCCTCGCGCAAAACTGGGACGCACTCGGCACTGCGCTCAAACACATGATCCTGCCGGCGTTCGCGCTTTCGCTCTCACCGCTCGCGACGATCACGCGGATGATGCGCGCGAGCGTGCTCGAAATTCTGCAACAGGATTACGTGCTGACCGAACGCGCGCTCGGCTTGCCGATGAATTTGATTTTGTTCAAGTACGTGCTCAAGAACGCGTTCATCTCGACGCTCACCGTGATCGGTCTGTACTTTGGCTGGCTGTTAGGCGGCTCGGTGCTCGTCGAGACCGTCTTCGATTGGCCCGGCATCGGCTTGTACGCGACGACCTCGATCATCTCGCTCGACTTTCAACCGATCATGGGCGTGACGCTTATCATCGGCGTGACGTTCGTCATTATGAACGTGATCATTGATTTGATGTACGGTCTGTTCGATCCACGGATTCGGTACACATGACCATTTCACTCACTCGCTGGCGCGAACAAAATGCAAGCCGCATCGAAAATTGGCAGCGCGGCTTTTATCGCTTTCGGCAGAGCAAGCTGTCACTCGTCGGGTTGGCGCTCATCGTGTTCATTTTTCTCGTCGCGATCCTGGGTCCGTATTTCGTGCCGTACCCCCAAGACGCCGAAGGCGCGATTCGCGTCAAGGAACGCTTTCAACCGCCGAGCGCGGCGCACTGGTTCGGCACGGATGAGCTGGGACACGATGTGTTCACACTCGTCGTCATCGGCTCGCGCGTGTCGCTGTCGGTCGGCGTCATCGTGCTCATCATCGCGACGACGATTGGCATTGTGCTGGGCGCGCTCGCCGGCTATTTCGGCGGACTCGTCAACGAAATCATCATGCGATTCACCGATATTTTCCTGACCGTGCCCAGTTTGATTCTTGCGATTGCGATTGCCGCCGCGCTCGGCGCAAGCATTCAAAATATGATGCTGGCGATTTCGCTCGTGTGGTGGCCCGGTTATGCGCGCTTGGTGCAAGCCGAAGTATCGTCGCGCAAACAGGATTTGTACGTGCAAGCCGCACGCGCGTCCGGCGCAAGTCATTGGCGCATCATCTTTACGCACATCCTACCGAACATCACCTCGCCCATCATCGTGAAAATGTCGCTCGACATGGGCTTTGCGATTTTGACGGCGGCGGCGCTCGGTTTCGTCGGCGTGGGCGCGAAGCCGCCGACGCCGGAGTGGGGCGCGATGTTCAGCGCGGCGCGCAGTTACGTGCCGCAGTACTGGTGGTATCCGATTTTTCCCGGCTTGGCATTGTTCATTACCGTGTTCGGCTTCAACCTGCTCGGCGATGGCTTGCGCGATGTGCTCGACCCGCGCGCAAAACGATAACGCGAATCCATGTCCAACCCTGCTTCCAACAACTCGAACCTGACGCGCGGCTATGTCATCGCGCTTGCGAGCGCGGCGGTCTTGTCACTGACCGCGATCTTTATCCGCCATCTCACCCAGACCTATCAGATTCCGGCGCTCGTGCTTGCCTTCTGGCGCGATAGTTTCGTCGCGCTCACCTTGTTGCCGGTGCTCGCGTTGAATCGCGCAATCACATTGCGAATCAACCGCCAGGATTTGATCTATCTCATCGCCTATGGATTTGTGCTGGCGATGTTCAATTCGCTGTGGACGCTCGCCGTTGCGCTGAACGGCGCGGCGGTTGCGACCGTGTTGGTCTATTGCTCGGCGGGGTTTACCGCGTTGCTGGGTTGGTGGTTGCTGAAGGAACGATTGGACTGGACGAAAGTCCTGGTCGTCATCATCAGTCTGATCGGTTGCGCGCTCGTCTCAGGTGCGTTAGACCCGGCGACGTGGCGCGCAAACGTGCTCGGTATTTTCACTGGCATCTTTTCCGGTCTGGGTTATGCCGGTTACAGTTTGCTGGGACGTTCGGCATCGCAACGCGGCTTGAATCCATGGACGACCTTGTTCTACACGTTTGGTTTTGCCGCACTGTTTTTGTTGTTGTTCAATTTGATCCCCGGACAAATCATTCCTGGCACTGCATCCACTCTGCGCGATTTTTTCTGGCTGGGCAACGCGCTTGCCGGTTGGATAATCTTGTTCTTGCTCGCGGCAGGTCCGACGGTTTTTGGTTTTGGACTGTACAACGTCAGTCTGAGTTATCTACCGTCGAGCGTCGCAAATTTGGTTGTGACGTTGGAGCCGGCATTTACCGCCGTGATCGCGTACGCGTTGTTGGGTGAGCGATTGACCGGCATACAGCTTGGCGGAAGTTTGATGATTCTTGGTGGTGTCGTGTTGCTGAGAATTTCGGAAGGGTGGGCGGCAAGCCAGACCCAACGCGAATTACAAGCGACGAACGGAAGCGTGCCAATGGATTGAGCAAAGACAAATGTTATCCAAGATGCGTGATCTTCTCTATCTCAACATCAAAACGTTCGATGGCACGTCGCACATACACAAAGAAATCACCGAGGATGGGAGTTCCTCGTAGATGAAACAAACGGCTAAAGAGTTATACGCTCAACTTTATGATGTCAGGGTACCAGATTGGCAAGGGGCAGTGAATTTCTATCGTGAGTTAGTCGCCAATGTCAACTCCAAATACATTGACGTGCTTGAAATTGCCTGCGGGACGGGTCGGATTGCCATACGCCTTGCACAGGATGGAGCCACCATTACTGGTCTTGATCTCTCACCAGAGTTGTTGGAAATCGCGCGCGGAAAAAGTATCGGGGTCTCAAACATTTCCTGGGTACAGGGTGACATGCGGACATTTGAGATCGACAAGAAATTCGGGCTTGTAATAATACCTGGGCACTCGTTCCAATTTATGCTTACACCCGATGACCAGGTAAAGTGTCTTGAAAATATCAAGCGGCATCTTCTAGCAGACGG
This sequence is a window from Chloroflexota bacterium. Protein-coding genes within it:
- a CDS encoding DUF917 domain-containing protein is translated as MPTCKLNDRSQAEDLIRGLTLLGTGGGGRPEAGRESLQRILDRGRPIEWIDARELPDEGFACAVFSVGSTAPRPADFKEGQTYPGYGTRALGTAMPRAVRELETYTGKRITTIFPIELGANNTATPLYAAAELELKLIDGDASGRAVPEASQVTPAMQQQSFAPAAIADEWGNVLLLKHATSLDVAEAIAKGISIITKMPDPYAICAVAAYLMPVAEMKRAVIQGTLSRAFAVGKIIREARERRQDPVRAAAKFLEGVVLFKGSITKREWESKGGYQIGTTDIAGVGEFAGHLFRIWFKNEHHITWRDGQPFVTSPDLIAVVASDTGEPITNTYLAEGMNVAVIGAPGDPAFRTPIGIATLGPRHFGFDLEYRPIGALVSSM
- a CDS encoding ABC transporter substrate-binding protein — its product is MHRNVYDPLVRYEGNPAKIVPQLAESWTISSDGLEYTFKLVKDAKFHDGSSVTAEAVQYSFNRSLKLKKGGNWMFASAMDDKSATVVDATTIKIKLTKPFAPFMSVLPWMFIVNPKVVEANKGADDGQTWLKDHEAGSGPFVIKRWEPGNLYELERAKEYWKKDGAGNLTGAIWKITRETSSQRLAVQKGDAHIAVDLTYDDMVALKGSSGVVLAMEPEFRTFSLKFNTQNGPLTDVNLRKAISYAFDYQAMLDAEGTDHAVLMTGPLPPGILGADPKLDVYRTDLTKAKEFLAKSKSPTGGIKLSYIYVSGLEIERKFGLILLDSLKKLNIDLDVKQLVWTDMVALTKEPKTTPDFFPVFQTANYADPDNIAFPTYHGSQNGNWTNPTYNSTKVNELIDKARTATTEAERVKLYSDLQKQLVEDAPDIFGVLEKRKLAMRDSVLGWKFVPIASNAIEFFPLSLK
- a CDS encoding ABC transporter permease — translated: MASYLIRRILFMIPVLIGLSILTFTISHLIPGDPVMLVAGPQATKEEIAALAKEYGVDEPLPTQYVRYVSGLVCGDLGRSIMTRRQVADDLRLFFPATIELILAAMFVAIALGIPFGIISAVARDRAPDNLIRVFSLAFISSPRFFLALLLQILFGIIIGVLPLGSRFPTLEAPPPTVTGFLTLDSILAQNWDALGTALKHMILPAFALSLSPLATITRMMRASVLEILQQDYVLTERALGLPMNLILFKYVLKNAFISTLTVIGLYFGWLLGGSVLVETVFDWPGIGLYATTSIISLDFQPIMGVTLIIGVTFVIMNVIIDLMYGLFDPRIRYT
- a CDS encoding ABC transporter permease, with the translated sequence MTISLTRWREQNASRIENWQRGFYRFRQSKLSLVGLALIVFIFLVAILGPYFVPYPQDAEGAIRVKERFQPPSAAHWFGTDELGHDVFTLVVIGSRVSLSVGVIVLIIATTIGIVLGALAGYFGGLVNEIIMRFTDIFLTVPSLILAIAIAAALGASIQNMMLAISLVWWPGYARLVQAEVSSRKQDLYVQAARASGASHWRIIFTHILPNITSPIIVKMSLDMGFAILTAAALGFVGVGAKPPTPEWGAMFSAARSYVPQYWWYPIFPGLALFITVFGFNLLGDGLRDVLDPRAKR
- a CDS encoding DMT family transporter; amino-acid sequence: MSNPASNNSNLTRGYVIALASAAVLSLTAIFIRHLTQTYQIPALVLAFWRDSFVALTLLPVLALNRAITLRINRQDLIYLIAYGFVLAMFNSLWTLAVALNGAAVATVLVYCSAGFTALLGWWLLKERLDWTKVLVVIISLIGCALVSGALDPATWRANVLGIFTGIFSGLGYAGYSLLGRSASQRGLNPWTTLFYTFGFAALFLLLFNLIPGQIIPGTASTLRDFFWLGNALAGWIILFLLAAGPTVFGFGLYNVSLSYLPSSVANLVVTLEPAFTAVIAYALLGERLTGIQLGGSLMILGGVVLLRISEGWAASQTQRELQATNGSVPMD
- a CDS encoding class I SAM-dependent methyltransferase, producing MKQTAKELYAQLYDVRVPDWQGAVNFYRELVANVNSKYIDVLEIACGTGRIAIRLAQDGATITGLDLSPELLEIARGKSIGVSNISWVQGDMRTFEIDKKFGLVIIPGHSFQFMLTPDDQVKCLENIKRHLLADGTLVVHLDHQDVSWLGELVTKKEPAFETGRELIHPITGQKIRTFYLWTFEPSTQTAAVTLRWEETSADGSVIERWEMNPMPLHCVFRFEMEHLLKRVGFSIEAVYGDFFKSALTKESGQMIWVVRNKAG